One part of the Engraulis encrasicolus isolate BLACKSEA-1 unplaced genomic scaffold, IST_EnEncr_1.0 scaffold_31_np1212, whole genome shotgun sequence genome encodes these proteins:
- the LOC134443416 gene encoding NLR family CARD domain-containing protein 3-like encodes MSSPGNQESQLGQEPADDGQPHRFPGKGTVPVTPGARTGGRSPDTGVSRAPSMMSDWSIDDPPRMTEEDREQEMGLEQDTDSQAKMLDLPHIFKVLEEKIFTFVKNELQRFKHSLSPDSKENFNKISEDESDAREGALKMALHFLRKMEYQDLADELNENELNLGCQNYLKRNLKNKYQHVFEGIAKHGSSVLLQKIYTDLYITEGGSGKVNEDHEVRQIESKFKSLAGQDKPIKCADIFKPFKPSPDQHKPNRRVLTKGVAGIGKTISVHKYILDWAEGNNNQEINFIFPLYFRELNHMRNKKFSLMDLLYCFFPELKQLTVDIQNKFRVLFVFDGLDECRLQLNFHANESVHDIKVVKSLDVLLTNLLLGNLFPSALIWITSRPAAVGKIPPQCIDLVTEVQGFNDSQKEEYFRKKINDNSLASGIISHVKSSRILYIMCHIPVFCWIAATVLEIILSSGHTQIPKTLTEMYTFFLIFQTRQKNIKFDNVHDLEPQWNHKLILNLGKLAYKQLEKGNLIFYEDDLRECGIDVKEAAVYSGVCTQIFREESGIFLGTVFSFVHLSIQEYLAALYAFLKMAFGRKDVISTAPQKAESMILLHKSAVDKALDHEDGRFDLFLRFLLGLSLDSNQSLLHGLISRGQVGIKGKIRTALGLAGHQGQLEKWQMDNDETIRYIKDKIKDVSSSERMINLFHCLNELNDHSLVEEIQRFLNAGNLSEAQLSPGQWSALVFVLLTSDQNLDVFDLKKYVRSDEALLRLMPVVEESHTTLVDSCGLTKMSCKTFASMICKQSSKLRNLDLSSNHIGDGGVKRLCSGLKNPNCSLETLRCSAPCSKDYATP; translated from the exons GGAACAAGAAATGGGATTGGAACAAGACACAGACAGCCAGGCCAAGATGCTAGATCTACCTCATATTTTTAAG gtgctcGAGGAGAAGATCTTCACTTTTGTAAAGAATGAGCTGCAGAGATTTAAGCACAGCTTAAGTCCAGACTCCAAGGAAAACTTCAATAAAATATCCGAGGATGAGAGTGATGCCAGAGAAGGAGCTCTCAAGATGGCACTGCACTTCCTTCGCAAGATGGAGTACCAGGATCTTGCTGACGAATTGAATGAAA ATGAGTTGAACTTGGGTTGTCAGAATTACTTGAAAAGAAATCTTAAAAACAAGTACCAGCATGTGTTCGAAGGCATAGCCAAACATGGAAGTTCTGTTCTGCTGCAAAAGAtctacacagatctctacatcacagagggaggaAGTGGGAAAGTCAATGAGGATCATGAAGTCAGACAGATTGAGTCCAAGTTCAAGAGTTTAGCTGGGCAGGACAAACCTATCAAGTGTGCCGACATCTTTAAACCCTTTAAACCCTCTCCTGATCAACACAAACCAAACAGAAGAGTTCTCACAAAGGGGGTGGCTGGCATTGGCAAAACTATCTCTGTGCACAAGTACATCCTAGACTGGGCCGAGGGAAACAACAACCAAGAGATCAATTTCATCTTCCCACTATACTTTAGGGAGCTCAACCACATGAGAAACAAGAAGTTCTCTTTGATGGACCTTCTTTACTGCTTCTTTCCAGAGCTTAAGCAGCTTACCGTTGACATCCAGAATAAATTCAGAGTGTTGTttgtctttgatggtctggatgagtgtcgacTCCAACTAAACTTCCATGCAAATGAAAGTGTGCATGATATAAAAGTTGTCAAATCATTGGATGTACTCTTGACAAACCTACTGTTAGGTAATCTGTTCCCATCTGCTCTAATCTGGATAACCTCTCGACCAGCAGCAGTTGGCAAAATCCCTCCTCAGTGTATTGACCTGGTGACAGAAGTGCAAGGATTCAATGACTCCCAAaaggaagagtacttcaggaagaagATCAATGATAATAGTCTTGCCAGCGGAATCATATCACACGTTAAATCATCAAGGAtcctctacatcatgtgccacatacctGTGTTTTGCTGGATTGCTGCTACGGTTCTTGAGATTATTCTTTCTTCTGGACATACACAGATCCCAAAGACtttgacagaaatgtacacaTTCTTCCTGATTTTTCAAACAAGACAGAAGAACATTAAATTTGACAATGTCCATGACCTTGAGCCACAATGGAACCATAAGCTGATCCTAAATCTCGGAAAGCTGGCCTACAAACAGTTAGAAAAGGGAAATCTGATCTTTTATGAAGACGACCTCAGGGAGTGTGGCATTGACGTCAAAGAGGCAGCAGTGTACTCAGGAGTATGCACCCAGATCTTCCGGGAAGAATCAGGGATCTTTCTGGGAACAGTGTTCTCCTTTGTGCACCTCAGTATCCAGGAGTATCTTGCCGccctgtatgcatttctgaagatGGCATTTGGAAGGAAAGACGTAATATCAACAGCCCCTCAAAAAGCAGAGTCCATGATCCTCTTGCATAAGAGTGCTGTGGACAAAGCTTTGGATCATGAAGATGGACGCTTTGACCTTTTCCTTCGCTTCCTTCTTGGCCTCTCTCTGGACTCAAACCAGTCTCTCCTGCATGGTCTGATCAGTAGAGGACAGGTGGGCATCAAGGGGAAGATCAGGACTGCTCTTGGCCTAGCTGGCCATCAAGGTCAACTGGAGAAATGGCAGATGGACAATGACGAAACAATTAGGTACATTAAGGACAAGATAAAGGATGTTTCCTCATCAGAAAGAatgatcaacctcttccactgcTTGAATGAACTCAATGACCACTCCTTAGTGGAGGAGATCCAGAGGTTCTTGAATGCAGGCAACCTGTCTGAAGCCCAGCTTTCGCCTGGCCAATGGTCAGCTctagtgtttgtgctgctgacatCAGACCAGAATCTGGATGTGTTTGACTTGAAGAAGTATGTCAGATCTGATGAAGCTCTCCTGAGATTGATGCCAGTAGTAGAGGAATCCCACACAACTCT GGTTGATAGCTGTGGGCTCACTAAAATGAGTTGCAAAACATTTGCCTCCATGATCTGCAAGCAGTCATCAAAGCTGAGAAATCTGGATCTCAGTAGCAACCATATTGGAGATGGCGGAGTCAAGAGGCTGTGTAGTGGCCTGAAGAACCCAAACTGTTCACTGGAGACCCTGAG GTGTAGCGCCCCCTGCAGTAAAGACTACGCCACCCCTTGA